A section of the Candidatus Bathyarchaeota archaeon genome encodes:
- a CDS encoding VTT domain-containing protein: protein MKPKAIISLTAVAFVAILSGVLLWRWTVNPETLGHFGLGGIFIASMMSHLTVVARDMFIPMFLPLASIYNPIVLGASAGIGAAIGEISTYFLGWGVAESFEENLEDDSRLSKWIKKYGLWAVLLVAVTPLPDTPIVLLAGSRKLPFAKLFIVECIGKTTLYTLGAVIGGIVFTSLTGSVGGMTASFVMVGGSLIFSILVTWKKSRDLIFGWFERLFL from the coding sequence ATGAAGCCAAAAGCTATAATAAGTCTGACGGCGGTCGCCTTTGTCGCGATCCTCTCAGGGGTCTTGCTCTGGCGTTGGACTGTGAATCCTGAGACCCTGGGCCATTTCGGTCTCGGTGGAATATTCATCGCCTCAATGATGAGCCATCTCACGGTGGTGGCACGAGATATGTTTATCCCCATGTTCCTCCCTCTCGCCTCAATTTACAATCCGATCGTCCTCGGCGCCAGCGCCGGAATCGGGGCAGCCATTGGGGAGATCAGTACATATTTCCTGGGCTGGGGAGTCGCTGAAAGCTTCGAGGAGAATCTCGAGGACGACAGCCGGTTGAGCAAATGGATCAAAAAGTACGGCCTCTGGGCGGTCCTCCTGGTGGCGGTGACTCCACTGCCTGACACCCCTATTGTGCTCCTTGCAGGGTCGAGAAAGCTTCCATTCGCGAAGCTCTTTATAGTAGAGTGTATCGGGAAGACGACCTTGTATACCCTGGGGGCCGTGATTGGAGGCATCGTGTTCACAAGTCTCACTGGTTCTGTAGGAGGCATGACGGCCTCATTTGTCATGGTAGGGGGATCCCTCATTTTCTCTATCCTGGTGACCTGGAAAAAGAGCAGAGACCTCATCTTTGGCTGGTTTGAGAGGCTCTTCCTCTAG